One Polynucleobacter sp. SHI8 genomic window, CAGGGCGCGGCAGAAGAATCATTCTTGCGACCAACGTCGCTGAAACCTCTTTAACCGTCCCAGGCATACGATTTGTGGTCGATGCCGGCACGGCAAGAATCAAACGCTACTCGTACAGGAACAAAGTAGAGCAATTACAAATTGAAGCTATTTCTCAATCGGCGGCTAATCAACGTGCAGGACGATGCGGACGGGTCGCCGATGGTATATGTATTCGCTTATATGGTGAAGATGAGTTTGGACTGCGTCCTGCGTATACCGATCCGGAAATCATGCGAAGTTCACTTGCTGGCGTGATTTTGCGCATGGCGTCTCTTCGCTTATCGAAAATTGATGAGTTTCCATTTATTCAAGCACCAACTGGGCGAGCCATTAGCGATGGGATACAGTTACTAGAAGAGTTAGGCGCATTAGAGGCGCAATACAAAGAGGGTGCCCGAGAAATCACACTCACCCCCATTGGGCAAGAGTTGGCGCAGTTACCTCTTGATCCTAGAGTCTCACGCATGTTAATTGCCGCAAAAGAACACGTAGCTCTGAGAGAAGTTCTCATCATTGCCTCAGCCATGGCCCTCCAAGATCCACGAGAGAGGCCGCCGGAGTTTGCACAGCAAGCAGATGTGGCGCACAAAATATTTGCAGATGAGCAATCTGAATTTATCAGTTTTATTAAATTGTGGGATTGGTATCATCAAGCGGCTGAGAAAAAAACGAGTAATCGACAGTTTGATGAACTATGTAAAAAGCATTTTCTATCACCCCGTCGCATGCGTGAATGGCGTGATGTGCATCAACAATTACAAGAAATCTTGATTGCGCAAGGGTGGCGTATGAACGCTTTACCTGCTACTTATGAACAAATCCATACATCCTTGTTAACAGGCTTACTCGGAAATATTGGCAAGAAGTCAGATGAAGATCAATGGTTTGAGGGGGCTAGAGGGATTAAGTTAACTCTTTGGCCTGGCAATCATCTGCTCAAAAAACCAAAGTCATGGATTGTTGCGGGCGAACTAGTAGAGACGAATCGCCTGTATGCCCGCAATATTGCCAATATTGAACCCAAATGGGTCGAGAGAATTTGTCAACATCGTTTACAAAAAACCTGGAGTGAACCATTTTGGGATACCAGAACGGGTGAGGTGATGGCACATGAGCAAGGTGCGCTGTATGGCCTGAGTTTGTATCATGGCCGAAAAATTAAATATGCTTTGATGGAGCCCATTGAGGCACGTAAGATATTTATTCAGCGTGCTTTAGTTGAAGGAGCCTTACTTGGTCAAGTCGACATTGGTCAAATACAAAAACAATCCGGTAAAACTTTTCAATTTTTTTGGAAAAATCAACAAATCATTCAACAAGTCGAAGCACTAGAGCATCGTTCGAGAAGGCAAGACGTGTTGGTCGGTGATCAAATCATCTATGAGTTTTATGCAGAAGTATTGCCAGAAACTGTGTTAAGTCGAAGTTCCTTACAGACTTGGTTAGATAAGCATCCCAGTCACGCACCACAACTGATTTTAAGTAAAGAAGATTTAATGCGTCATGAAGCCGCGCATATTAGTGATGATCGCTACCCCAAGCAGATGCCGATGATGGGTACTCAATTAGCATTACATTATCACTTTGAGCCAGGAAGCCCGAAAGATGGCGTGACACTGGTCGTGCCCTTGGCCTTGCTCAATCAAGTGGATGAAAGAAGATGTGCCTGGTTAGTGCCTGGTTTGTGCGTGGAAAAAATACATCTTTTATTAAAAACTTTACCGCAAAAATTGCGTCGTCACTTTGTCCCCTTGCCGGAATTTGCCAAAAACTTCATTGACGATTGTTTGGAAAATGAACTATTTGGTAAAGGAGAATTGTTCGATGCTTTGATTAAATACATCAGAGAAAAAACTCAAGTTGTCGTGACAAGAGCTGATTTTCGTCCAGAAAATCTACCCTCGCATTGCATGATGAATTACCGAATGATGGATGAGCATGGCCGACAACTTGATTTAGATCGTAATTTAGCCCAACTTCGAACGCTTTATGCCAAAGATGCCCGTGAGATTTTTCAAGAAGCAGCAAGTATGGCGATACAAGAGGTAAGTCGAAGTAGCGAGCCCACATCGAAGCCAACGCATCCATTGACGCCCCAAGATGGTCAAGCAGAACCAACCAAGATAACAGATTGGAGTTTTGGTGAGTTACCGGAAATGTTAGAAATCCAAAAGGGTAAACAAAGTTTTTATGGATATCCCGCACTTGAAGATTGTGGAACCCATTGTGAACTTAATGTCTATGATGATCCTGAGCTTGCCAGAAAGATCCATTTTCGTGGGATGAGGCGACTCTGTTCGTTTGCCCATAAAGAGACCCTCAAGCTGTTACAAAAACAATTACCTGGTGGACGCGAGATTGGCTTACTCTTCATGCAAATTGGCACTCATGAAGAAATCATGCAGCAAATATTGGATTTAGCGATTGAGCGTTCATGTCTAGTTGAACCCTTACCAAAAAATGCCGAGGAATTTAAAGCACGCATGCAAGTGGCTAAAACCAAACTCTCCTTAATTGCGCAAGATATTGCGAAACAAGCCTTGCAATGCCTAGAATTATCTGCAGAAATTCCGAAAAAGCTCAATTTAGCAAAGAGTATTTGTCCACCAGCATATGAAGATATGCAAAACCAATATCAACAACTCGTGAATCGTCAATTTGTTGCACAGACGCCTTATGAGCAAATGGTTCACTTACCGAGGTATTTAAAAGGCA contains:
- the hrpA gene encoding ATP-dependent RNA helicase HrpA — its product is MNQNAKNTQNQLEKSHIRLEFPELLPVSGQRKRIMEALEANQVIIVCGETGSGKTTQLPKICLAMGRGRINGTKRLIGHTQPRRIAATSTAKRIADELGTPIGQDVGYQVRFSDQTSTTASIKLMTDGILLAQTQKDPLLLAYDTIIIDEAHERSLNIDFLLGYLRQILPKRPDLKVIITSATIDASMFAKHFDFGKEVPIIEVSGRLFPVEIRYRPLTVGNVKEDKEISEGVLDAIMELWGQGVSGMGDILVFLPGEREIRDCAELLRKSIPLQQRYHPDILSLFARQSVAEQERVFQTGRGRRIILATNVAETSLTVPGIRFVVDAGTARIKRYSYRNKVEQLQIEAISQSAANQRAGRCGRVADGICIRLYGEDEFGLRPAYTDPEIMRSSLAGVILRMASLRLSKIDEFPFIQAPTGRAISDGIQLLEELGALEAQYKEGAREITLTPIGQELAQLPLDPRVSRMLIAAKEHVALREVLIIASAMALQDPRERPPEFAQQADVAHKIFADEQSEFISFIKLWDWYHQAAEKKTSNRQFDELCKKHFLSPRRMREWRDVHQQLQEILIAQGWRMNALPATYEQIHTSLLTGLLGNIGKKSDEDQWFEGARGIKLTLWPGNHLLKKPKSWIVAGELVETNRLYARNIANIEPKWVERICQHRLQKTWSEPFWDTRTGEVMAHEQGALYGLSLYHGRKIKYALMEPIEARKIFIQRALVEGALLGQVDIGQIQKQSGKTFQFFWKNQQIIQQVEALEHRSRRQDVLVGDQIIYEFYAEVLPETVLSRSSLQTWLDKHPSHAPQLILSKEDLMRHEAAHISDDRYPKQMPMMGTQLALHYHFEPGSPKDGVTLVVPLALLNQVDERRCAWLVPGLCVEKIHLLLKTLPQKLRRHFVPLPEFAKNFIDDCLENELFGKGELFDALIKYIREKTQVVVTRADFRPENLPSHCMMNYRMMDEHGRQLDLDRNLAQLRTLYAKDAREIFQEAASMAIQEVSRSSEPTSKPTHPLTPQDGQAEPTKITDWSFGELPEMLEIQKGKQSFYGYPALEDCGTHCELNVYDDPELARKIHFRGMRRLCSFAHKETLKLLQKQLPGGREIGLLFMQIGTHEEIMQQILDLAIERSCLVEPLPKNAEEFKARMQVAKTKLSLIAQDIAKQALQCLELSAEIPKKLNLAKSICPPAYEDMQNQYQQLVNRQFVAQTPYEQMVHLPRYLKGMMVRVEKLRSNLTRDQDNQKQWQLLQRQYVQVMKNQGNTEINRELQDIRWQLEELRIALYAQELKTPTPMSVKRIEKILNAIRG